A genomic segment from Chanos chanos chromosome 2, fChaCha1.1, whole genome shotgun sequence encodes:
- the mrpl21 gene encoding large ribosomal subunit protein bL21m isoform X1 encodes MAVTLQGSLVEILRKCSRLSSHLRIPVTKQIGSSFPVTARYQSSKSIAYPSSYIPETSLSRPPWPEVSIVDPEEEAKQHQAIVKKVNNLLENGEYGRLFAVVHFASRQWKVTNEDLILIENHIDAECGERIRLEKVLLVGGEAFTLIGRPLLGRDLVRVEATVIEKTESWPMVHMRFWKRHRYQRKRIIIQPQTVLRINTIEVAPRLT; translated from the exons ATGGCGGTGACTTTGCAGGGGAGTCTCGTTGAAATTCTACGGAAATGTTCAAGATTAAGTTCACATTTACGAATTCCAGTGACAAAACAGATAG GCAGTTCGTTTCCTGTTACAGCACGCTATCAGAGCTCGAAGAGCATTGCATACCCCTCCAG TTATATTCCAGAGACATCATTATCACGACCACCCTGGCCTGAAGTATCAATTGTTGATCCTGAGGAAGAGGCAAAGCAGCATCAAG CAATTGTAAAGAAGGTGAACAACCTGCTGGAGAACGGAGAGTATGGACGACTGTTTGCAGTTGTTCATTTTGCCAGTCGTCAGTGGAAAGTGACTAATGAAGATTTGATCCTCATTGAAAATCACATTGATgctgagtgtggagagaggatTCGACTAGAGAAG GTACTGTTGGTTGGTGGAGAAGCGTTCACACTTATTGGGAGACCACTTCTTGG CCGTGACTTAGTTCGCGTTGAAGCAACTGTCATCGAAAAGACTGAGTCTTGGCCCATGGTTCACATGAGATTCTGGAAAAGACACAGATATCAGAGGAAAAGAA TTATCATACAACCTCAGACAGTGCTTCGGATAAACACCATTGAGGTTGCCCCCAGACTGACTTGA
- the mrpl21 gene encoding large ribosomal subunit protein bL21m isoform X2 yields MAVTLQGSLVEILRKCSRLSSHLRIPVTKQIARYQSSKSIAYPSSYIPETSLSRPPWPEVSIVDPEEEAKQHQAIVKKVNNLLENGEYGRLFAVVHFASRQWKVTNEDLILIENHIDAECGERIRLEKVLLVGGEAFTLIGRPLLGRDLVRVEATVIEKTESWPMVHMRFWKRHRYQRKRIIIQPQTVLRINTIEVAPRLT; encoded by the exons ATGGCGGTGACTTTGCAGGGGAGTCTCGTTGAAATTCTACGGAAATGTTCAAGATTAAGTTCACATTTACGAATTCCAGTGACAAAACAGATAG CACGCTATCAGAGCTCGAAGAGCATTGCATACCCCTCCAG TTATATTCCAGAGACATCATTATCACGACCACCCTGGCCTGAAGTATCAATTGTTGATCCTGAGGAAGAGGCAAAGCAGCATCAAG CAATTGTAAAGAAGGTGAACAACCTGCTGGAGAACGGAGAGTATGGACGACTGTTTGCAGTTGTTCATTTTGCCAGTCGTCAGTGGAAAGTGACTAATGAAGATTTGATCCTCATTGAAAATCACATTGATgctgagtgtggagagaggatTCGACTAGAGAAG GTACTGTTGGTTGGTGGAGAAGCGTTCACACTTATTGGGAGACCACTTCTTGG CCGTGACTTAGTTCGCGTTGAAGCAACTGTCATCGAAAAGACTGAGTCTTGGCCCATGGTTCACATGAGATTCTGGAAAAGACACAGATATCAGAGGAAAAGAA TTATCATACAACCTCAGACAGTGCTTCGGATAAACACCATTGAGGTTGCCCCCAGACTGACTTGA
- the LOC115806172 gene encoding ras-related and estrogen-regulated growth inhibitor-like: MTTNFSLPKTLRRSGSLPSSRTVRIVILGQAAVGKTALAVRFITKRFIGEYDPTLETIYRHEMVIGGDVVHFEILDTAGQEEDALLIEEKIKWGDGFLIVYSVTDRCSFDEVMRLCFLVNHIHTAGARRSNVEPPPMLIVANKKDLEFDRMVSTEDGENLSRGLKLPFHEVSARDGWEETAGVFQALYSDIVQQLDSSPPSFRRRAVSKLMEKIPRIHSNSALGGTGRSFSFSSFRDFLPD; this comes from the exons ATGACCACAAACTTCAGTTTACCAAAAACTCTTAGACGGAGCGGGAGTTTACCGTCTTCAAGAACCGTACGAATTGTCATTTTAGGACAGGCTGCAGTTGGGAAAACAG CGCTCGCAGTGCGATTTATCACCAAAAGATTTATTGGCGAGTATGACCCAACTCTAG AGACCATTTACAGGCATGAGATGGTAATAGGAGGAGACGTTGTTCACTTTGAGATACTGGATACAGCTGGACAG GAGGAGGATGCCCTTCTGATTGAAGAAAAGATTAAATGGGGTGATGGATTTCTCATTGTGTATTCTGTGACGGATAGATGCAGCTTTGATGAGGTCATGCGACTTTGTTTCCTGGTCAACCACATCCACACAGCTGGTGCAAGACGGAGCAATGTTGAGCCACCACCCATGCTAATTGTGGCTAATAAGAAGGACCTTGAATTTGACCGGATGGTAAGCACTGAGGATGGGGAGAACTTATCACGGGGCCTCAAGTTACCCTTCCATGAAGTCTCAGCACGAGACGGATGGGAAGAGACAGCAGGAGTCTTCCAGGCTCTTTATAGTGACATAGTGCAACAGCTGGACTCATCACCTCCCTCCTTTCGTCGACGTGCTGTTTCCAAACTGATGGAGAAAATTCCCAGAATTCACTCTAATTCTGCACTGGGTGGGACTGGACGCAGCTTCAGCTTTAGTTCATTTAGAGACTTCCTGCCAGACTGA